Proteins encoded by one window of Desulfovibrio ferrophilus:
- a CDS encoding TIGR01777 family oxidoreductase codes for MYVIVTGGTGFIGRALVAELQRSGHGVAVPSRLPEKARAVLGPGVDCVAWDGVDSAPLVRLLDNAGQESAVVNLAGEGIANGRWTVEKKAAILNSRIRATEAVTSATLEATKPPAVILQGSAVGYYGYRASEHGEMLDETKPQGEGFLAEVCLAWETVGTSVAVANVRQVVIRTGLVIGTGGVLAKFLPPFRFFMGGPLGNGEQWMPWIHLSDQVGAIRWLLENDRAEGVYNLCAPTPVSMSYFCTALGRAVHRPSWLPVPSAALRLLLGREMADETVLASQRAVPTRLLAEGFQFRMIELGSALSEAINTSG; via the coding sequence ATGTATGTCATAGTAACCGGTGGAACGGGCTTCATTGGTCGAGCGCTTGTGGCGGAGCTGCAGCGTTCCGGACATGGCGTGGCTGTGCCGAGTCGTTTGCCGGAAAAGGCCCGAGCAGTGCTCGGTCCCGGAGTCGATTGCGTGGCCTGGGACGGAGTCGATTCGGCTCCACTTGTTCGTTTACTGGACAATGCCGGTCAGGAGAGTGCAGTGGTCAACCTCGCGGGCGAGGGTATTGCCAATGGGCGTTGGACTGTCGAGAAAAAGGCTGCAATTCTCAATAGCCGGATTCGTGCAACCGAAGCGGTGACAAGCGCAACGTTGGAGGCCACCAAGCCTCCGGCGGTGATTCTTCAGGGCTCAGCTGTCGGGTATTACGGTTACCGAGCATCAGAGCATGGTGAAATGCTGGATGAAACCAAGCCTCAGGGCGAGGGCTTTCTGGCTGAGGTCTGCTTGGCCTGGGAAACCGTTGGAACATCTGTTGCCGTGGCGAATGTCCGACAGGTTGTGATTCGAACAGGTCTTGTCATCGGAACGGGCGGGGTGCTTGCCAAATTTCTGCCACCGTTCAGGTTTTTTATGGGAGGTCCGCTGGGGAACGGGGAGCAGTGGATGCCTTGGATTCATTTGTCTGATCAGGTGGGGGCCATTCGCTGGCTGCTGGAGAATGATCGGGCTGAGGGGGTGTATAACCTCTGTGCCCCTACGCCGGTGTCCATGAGTTATTTTTGCACAGCTCTGGGGCGGGCTGTGCATCGCCCTTCCTGGTTACCTGTGCCATCAGCGGCATTGCGCCTGTTGCTGGGACGCGAAATGGCGGACGAAACCGTACTTGCCAGCCAACGCGCTGTTCCGACCCGACTTTTGGCCGAGGGTTTTCAATTTCGCATGATCGAGCTTGGGTCCGCTTTGAGTGAGGCTATCAATACCTCCGGGTAA
- a CDS encoding HD domain-containing phosphohydrolase — translation MSCLRILVVEDESIVAMDIRHRLSKLGYEIVGEVETGEDAVRLAAELLPDLVLMDIMLAGEMDGVQAAAEIHSRVDLPIVYLSAYADDETLQRVKITQPFGYIIKPFEDRELHAAIEMACYRHRMERLRREDRMWMQTTLDSVGEAIISTDPSGMVTYTNAVAAAMASTSQQELKGKPLESILTFNDVLGELVDPVALALSGNSSERSDSLSLHLGNDRTVPVEVSCRTVKNDDDGVMGAVLAFRDISGRKETVRELRHTVAKLRQTVEATVQALVVTSEKRDPYTAGHQQRVAQLAVAIARRLGLEGDQLDAIRVTGLLHDLGKIYIPAEILSKPARLTEMEMGLMRTHSQVGYDILSGVPFPWAVADIVLQHHERLDGTGYPQGLSGDEILHESRIICVADVVEAMSSHRPYRAALGLDRALQEIRAGRGSRYDPEVVDACLSLFVEGDFVFE, via the coding sequence ATGTCCTGTCTGAGGATATTGGTTGTAGAAGACGAATCCATTGTCGCCATGGATATCAGACATCGCTTGTCCAAGCTGGGGTATGAGATTGTGGGCGAAGTGGAGACTGGCGAGGATGCGGTGCGACTCGCGGCGGAACTGCTTCCGGATCTCGTGTTGATGGATATCATGCTTGCCGGCGAGATGGACGGTGTCCAGGCTGCTGCCGAAATCCATTCCAGAGTGGATTTACCCATAGTCTATCTCTCTGCCTATGCCGACGATGAAACTCTGCAACGGGTCAAGATTACACAACCTTTCGGTTATATCATCAAGCCATTCGAAGACCGGGAGTTGCACGCGGCCATTGAAATGGCCTGTTATCGGCATCGTATGGAGCGCCTGCGACGCGAAGATCGCATGTGGATGCAGACCACGTTGGATAGTGTGGGAGAAGCCATTATTTCCACCGATCCCTCAGGGATGGTGACCTATACCAACGCCGTGGCCGCAGCGATGGCGTCCACTTCACAACAGGAACTCAAGGGCAAGCCTCTGGAATCAATTCTGACGTTCAATGATGTGCTGGGGGAGCTGGTCGATCCGGTGGCTCTGGCTTTGTCCGGGAATTCATCCGAACGCTCCGATTCTCTTTCGTTGCATCTGGGTAATGATCGGACAGTTCCTGTGGAGGTCTCCTGCCGAACCGTAAAGAATGATGATGACGGGGTGATGGGGGCTGTGTTGGCCTTCAGGGATATCAGTGGCCGTAAGGAAACAGTGCGCGAACTTCGGCATACTGTAGCCAAATTGCGCCAGACGGTGGAGGCTACGGTCCAGGCTCTGGTCGTGACCTCCGAGAAGCGTGATCCCTACACGGCCGGGCATCAGCAGCGGGTGGCACAACTGGCCGTAGCCATTGCCCGGCGACTTGGCCTGGAGGGGGATCAATTGGATGCCATTCGCGTGACTGGGCTGCTGCATGATCTCGGAAAGATTTATATTCCCGCTGAGATTCTATCCAAACCAGCACGTTTGACGGAGATGGAAATGGGACTGATGCGCACCCACTCTCAGGTCGGATACGATATTCTGTCCGGTGTTCCCTTTCCCTGGGCCGTCGCAGATATCGTGCTGCAGCATCATGAACGATTGGATGGAACCGGCTACCCGCAAGGGCTATCCGGGGATGAAATTCTGCACGAATCGCGGATCATCTGTGTAGCGGACGTGGTGGAAGCCATGAGTTCGCATCGCCCCTACCGGGCTGCGCTGGGACTGGACCGGGCGCTGCAGGAGATTCGTGCAGGGAGAGGATCGCGGTATGACCCTGAGGTGGTCGATGCTTGCCTGTCTCTGTTCGTCGAGGGTGATTTCGTTTTTGAATGA